In Leptospira hartskeerlii, a single window of DNA contains:
- a CDS encoding DUF4349 domain-containing protein translates to MFRFIISILIISSLLVCKAENSQKQSGELSDLDSNSRFASAPTPSASADGKSMPETEKKLSDKAGEREEEAPEDQIKTFATPKIGNLKIGRLLEYKVDLNFETKDFIAARKFLLELSGKYGFVQSESLQNWGGDTEPSMTAVIHVKSSDLYQVLMELEKIGTLTSENIQVEDHTENYTLEQIHAKREKIRIARRTDLGARSTPKNAAEIEELLGQSEDSADSAEFEKWKIMDRVNWAKISIHMYGPKKPKAVEVPSFGDAFIDLASLGLKLILSLIYIIPLALIAVGIFYLVKYLKNRLK, encoded by the coding sequence ATGTTTCGCTTTATAATATCAATCTTAATCATATCTTCACTTTTGGTCTGTAAGGCCGAAAATTCCCAAAAACAATCTGGAGAACTTTCAGATTTAGATTCCAATTCAAGATTCGCATCGGCTCCTACGCCTTCTGCTTCTGCGGATGGAAAGTCAATGCCGGAAACGGAGAAAAAACTTTCCGACAAGGCAGGCGAAAGGGAAGAAGAAGCTCCAGAGGATCAGATCAAAACCTTTGCAACTCCAAAGATCGGAAATCTAAAGATAGGTCGGCTTTTAGAATATAAGGTAGATCTCAATTTCGAGACCAAAGATTTTATTGCGGCTCGAAAATTCCTATTAGAACTTTCCGGCAAGTATGGATTCGTGCAGAGTGAAAGTCTTCAGAATTGGGGAGGAGATACTGAGCCGAGTATGACAGCTGTCATTCATGTAAAGTCCTCCGATCTATATCAGGTTTTGATGGAATTAGAGAAGATCGGTACACTTACTTCTGAAAATATCCAAGTAGAAGATCATACTGAAAATTATACTTTAGAACAGATCCATGCCAAAAGAGAGAAGATCAGGATCGCAAGAAGGACTGATCTTGGAGCCAGATCCACGCCTAAAAACGCGGCAGAAATTGAAGAATTATTAGGACAATCTGAAGACTCAGCCGATTCTGCCGAATTCGAAAAATGGAAAATTATGGATAGAGTCAACTGGGCAAAGATCAGCATTCATATGTACGGCCCTAAAAAACCGAAGGCTGTAGAAGTCCCTAGTTTTGGAGATGCGTTTATCGATCTCGCAAGTCTTGGATTAAAGCTGATACTTTCTTTGATCTATATTATTCCTTTAGCGTTGATTGCTGTCGGGATTTTCTATCTGGTTAAATATTTGAAGAATCGTCTAAAATAA
- a CDS encoding jacalin-like lectin, producing MKIEQSKKGYPLLIGILLFLFNCNGEKGINTEGLLGLIQKPDQTKIGANYSSLAAGDTVYGSGTFSLLTYNVAGLLEPFSSSNPSENTPYIGPLLTPFDLVQVQEDFNYHAALYANDVHPYRTATSGGMGFGDGLNTLSYFPFTDFERDKWDACNGTDCLTPKGFTLARHTIAPGIFLDVYNLHTNAGTEDADLSSRRSNVLQILSFIEANSAGNAVIVMGDTNTRYTRSGDNIREFSNHGFTDVWIQLIRGGSYPTQGADALMDCDGHRTSAGCEVVDKMFYRGNSYLSLSPSTYLIEEARFVHPVTGVMLSDHYAVSSTFNYSILKNLVYSDSIGGPHGTPFNDVNSIASSPRTSKISLRSGSRIDAVSLQLTNGTVLSHGGTGGTLQTLTLGSGEYVDQVKLCSGVKSGRTRVFYAQFHTNLSRLLTGGSTTSTCTTYTAPSGWGIVGFHGRSGDEVDKLGVIYAPF from the coding sequence ATGAAAATCGAGCAAAGTAAAAAGGGATACCCCCTTTTGATAGGGATTTTATTATTCCTATTCAATTGTAATGGGGAGAAGGGCATAAACACGGAAGGTTTACTGGGACTGATCCAGAAACCGGACCAAACGAAAATTGGCGCAAATTATTCAAGCCTCGCAGCAGGTGATACTGTATACGGGTCTGGAACATTCTCGCTGCTTACCTATAATGTGGCAGGACTACTGGAACCTTTTTCCAGTTCAAATCCAAGTGAGAACACTCCTTATATTGGACCATTGCTTACCCCATTCGATCTGGTCCAAGTACAAGAAGATTTCAATTATCATGCAGCCTTGTATGCAAATGATGTGCATCCATACAGAACGGCTACAAGCGGAGGAATGGGATTTGGAGACGGTTTAAATACTCTTTCTTATTTTCCTTTTACTGATTTCGAAAGAGATAAGTGGGATGCTTGTAATGGAACTGATTGTCTAACTCCTAAAGGATTTACTTTAGCAAGACATACGATAGCACCTGGAATATTTCTGGATGTTTATAATTTACATACGAATGCAGGTACAGAAGACGCGGATCTATCTTCCAGAAGATCGAATGTATTACAAATTCTAAGTTTTATAGAAGCAAACTCTGCGGGGAACGCAGTGATTGTGATGGGTGATACAAATACAAGATACACCAGATCTGGAGATAATATCCGTGAGTTTAGCAATCATGGATTTACAGATGTTTGGATCCAATTGATCCGAGGAGGATCTTATCCTACTCAAGGCGCAGATGCTTTGATGGATTGCGACGGTCATAGAACAAGCGCTGGCTGTGAGGTAGTGGATAAAATGTTCTACCGTGGAAATTCATATCTTTCCTTATCTCCTAGCACTTACCTGATCGAAGAAGCAAGATTCGTTCATCCTGTGACAGGAGTTATGCTTTCTGACCATTATGCTGTTTCTTCTACATTCAATTATTCTATTTTGAAGAATTTAGTGTATAGTGATTCAATAGGTGGGCCGCATGGGACTCCATTCAATGATGTGAATTCGATAGCTTCTTCTCCTCGCACATCTAAAATAAGCTTAAGATCCGGATCTAGAATTGATGCGGTTTCATTACAATTAACGAATGGAACTGTTTTAAGCCATGGAGGTACCGGTGGAACTTTACAAACTTTGACCTTGGGATCTGGAGAATATGTAGACCAAGTTAAACTTTGCAGCGGCGTAAAAAGTGGCCGTACTAGAGTTTTTTATGCGCAATTCCATACGAATCTATCTAGACTTCTTACTGGCGGATCTACAACTTCTACCTGTACTACATACACAGCACCTAGCGGCTGGGGAATCGTAGGATTTCATGGAAGAAGCGGCGATGAAGTCGACAAATTAGGAGTGATCTACGCTCCGTTTTAA
- a CDS encoding aldo/keto reductase yields MNIALSKEGPSFSRLVYGCWRLHTDPKGVSSDRILEKVEVCLESGIDTFDHADLYGEYGNEKRFGAVLKSRPDLKEKIKIITKAGIQLPGPNRTGISVKHYDTSGEYLTRSAENSLKKLNIDKIDLFLIHRPDPLMNVDEVAKVFRSLKESGKVNHFGVSNFTPSQFSLLQSRLDFPLVTNQVEFHPFHIDPLVNGVFDQTQELRIRPMIWSPTAGGRVFRPKTEQESILHKTLEDIAKKKDTTPDAILFSWYLFHPAKLIPVLGTNEPNRIRSAAKSFQVELEREEWFQILEAGTGKRVP; encoded by the coding sequence ATGAATATTGCCCTTTCTAAGGAAGGTCCCAGTTTTTCCAGACTGGTATACGGTTGTTGGAGATTACATACCGATCCAAAAGGAGTAAGCTCCGATAGGATTTTAGAAAAGGTAGAAGTTTGTCTGGAATCAGGGATAGATACATTCGATCATGCGGATCTATATGGAGAATATGGGAATGAAAAAAGATTTGGGGCGGTATTAAAATCCAGGCCAGATCTAAAAGAGAAGATCAAGATTATCACTAAGGCGGGAATTCAACTCCCTGGTCCGAATCGTACCGGAATTTCAGTAAAACACTACGATACGTCCGGGGAATATTTAACCCGTTCAGCGGAAAATTCATTAAAAAAACTGAATATAGATAAAATAGATCTTTTTCTGATTCATAGACCTGATCCTCTTATGAATGTGGACGAGGTTGCAAAAGTATTTCGCTCCTTGAAAGAAAGCGGCAAAGTTAACCATTTCGGAGTTTCTAATTTTACTCCTTCTCAATTTTCACTTCTGCAGTCTAGATTGGATTTTCCTTTGGTTACGAATCAGGTGGAATTCCATCCTTTCCATATTGATCCTTTAGTGAATGGGGTATTTGATCAGACCCAAGAATTACGAATACGACCGATGATCTGGTCTCCGACTGCTGGCGGACGTGTCTTCCGACCTAAAACAGAACAAGAGTCCATCCTACATAAAACGTTAGAAGACATTGCAAAGAAGAAGGATACAACACCGGATGCGATATTATTCTCTTGGTATCTTTTTCATCCTGCGAAATTGATCCCAGTTTTAGGGACGAATGAGCCGAACCGTATCAGATCCGCCGCAAAATCATTTCAAGTAGAGTTGGAAAGAGAGGAATGGTTCCAAATTTTAGAAGCCGGAACAGGTAAAAGAGTTCCTTAA
- a CDS encoding TauD/TfdA family dioxygenase — translation MKTNTISRSGKSAIKKVSLNKTKPKGIGRVERSFFPGKELPRIYGPGDTNALESGFLPAWISKNKKSIEADLLEYGAVLFRGFQISSAQEFENVALSLDKNLKTDYLGTSPRNKVTQFVHTASELPPHYPIMQHAEMSFLDKPPRKLMFFCAVAPKEHGETPIADLRKIYEDLDPDLLKKFETKGVKYIRKYDGPNASRYNLWKTKRWDEMFSTKEKKQVEKIAAQQRFQVEWLPEDGLKLTNKQVAVRKHPIAKTKAWHNHSQVFHQDAARLEYAKILKQQGTIRSLILAGVLYVLTFLKKKLVEPKDQDTNVIFGDDSEISVSEIDKVSQTFWKHLSIFSWQKGDVLLIDNYSVSHGRLPFSGPREILVTWTD, via the coding sequence ATGAAAACAAATACAATTTCCCGATCTGGCAAATCCGCAATTAAGAAAGTTTCCCTTAACAAAACTAAGCCGAAAGGTATAGGCCGGGTAGAAAGATCTTTTTTCCCCGGAAAGGAACTCCCCAGAATTTACGGTCCGGGAGACACAAACGCTTTAGAGTCTGGCTTTTTACCAGCATGGATCTCTAAAAATAAAAAATCAATCGAGGCTGATCTTTTAGAATACGGCGCCGTATTATTCAGAGGTTTTCAAATTTCTTCCGCCCAAGAATTCGAAAACGTTGCTCTAAGCTTGGATAAAAATCTGAAGACCGACTATTTGGGAACTTCTCCCAGAAATAAAGTCACTCAGTTTGTTCATACAGCGAGCGAACTTCCTCCTCATTATCCGATCATGCAACATGCGGAGATGAGCTTTTTGGACAAGCCTCCCCGTAAACTGATGTTCTTCTGTGCTGTTGCCCCAAAGGAACATGGAGAAACTCCAATCGCGGACCTTAGGAAGATATACGAAGACTTGGATCCGGATCTATTAAAAAAATTTGAAACTAAAGGAGTCAAATACATCCGCAAATACGACGGACCTAACGCTTCTCGTTATAATCTTTGGAAAACAAAACGTTGGGATGAGATGTTCTCCACCAAAGAAAAAAAACAAGTGGAGAAGATTGCGGCACAACAAAGATTCCAAGTAGAATGGCTACCCGAAGACGGATTAAAACTCACTAATAAACAGGTTGCAGTGCGTAAACACCCTATCGCCAAAACAAAGGCATGGCATAATCATAGCCAGGTATTCCACCAAGACGCAGCCAGATTGGAATATGCAAAAATTCTAAAACAGCAAGGAACTATCCGAAGCTTGATCCTAGCGGGAGTTTTGTATGTTCTCACATTCTTAAAGAAAAAGTTAGTGGAACCTAAGGATCAGGACACGAATGTGATCTTCGGAGATGATTCAGAGATCAGTGTTTCCGAAATAGACAAGGTTAGCCAAACATTCTGGAAACATTTATCCATATTCTCCTGGCAAAAAGGTGACGTTCTTTTGATAGACAATTATTCCGTTTCCCATGGAAGATTACCATTCTCCGGACCAAGGGAAATTTTAGTCACCTGGACGGACTAA
- a CDS encoding bile acid:sodium symporter family protein encodes MQDYDLVRLNFSPGGLLVLNICLGLIMYGVSLELTVADFTNLRRQPKAAIVGLFSQLVLLPALTVGLLYILKPHPGLALGMILVAACPGGNMSNFISLLAKGNVPLSISLTATTTVLAWFFTPFNFFFWGKLYSPAADRLKEIHLNPADVFLSIFLILVLPLILGALTNHFLPKLASSLKKPMRIGSTVLLGVFILIAFVGNWRSFVEFGPVLFWLVLLHNGSALIIGYLASWLAGLAHKERKTISLETGLQNSGLGLILIFTFFQGIGSMALIAAWWGVWHLISGLSLAAIWGREKAT; translated from the coding sequence ATGCAAGATTACGATTTAGTTAGATTGAATTTCAGTCCAGGGGGTCTCCTTGTCCTGAATATCTGCTTGGGACTTATCATGTATGGGGTCTCTTTAGAATTAACCGTTGCCGATTTTACGAATTTAAGAAGACAGCCTAAAGCAGCGATAGTCGGTCTATTTTCTCAATTGGTATTATTGCCCGCTCTCACAGTGGGATTACTTTATATTTTGAAACCTCATCCCGGTTTGGCTCTCGGAATGATCCTAGTGGCAGCTTGTCCCGGCGGGAATATGTCCAATTTTATCAGCCTTCTTGCAAAAGGAAATGTCCCACTCTCTATTTCGTTAACTGCAACTACGACAGTTCTCGCCTGGTTCTTTACTCCGTTTAACTTTTTCTTTTGGGGAAAGTTATACTCTCCCGCGGCAGACAGATTAAAAGAGATCCATTTAAATCCTGCGGATGTATTTCTTTCTATTTTTCTAATATTGGTTTTACCCCTAATTTTAGGCGCTCTCACAAATCATTTTCTTCCTAAGTTAGCGTCTTCTTTAAAAAAGCCGATGAGAATTGGATCCACAGTTCTACTCGGAGTATTTATACTTATCGCGTTCGTCGGGAACTGGAGATCTTTCGTGGAATTCGGACCCGTTTTGTTTTGGCTCGTACTTCTTCATAACGGTTCCGCTTTAATAATAGGATATCTTGCTTCTTGGCTTGCAGGTCTTGCGCATAAAGAAAGAAAAACAATCTCCCTGGAAACGGGACTCCAAAACTCAGGACTTGGTCTCATCTTAATTTTTACATTCTTCCAAGGAATAGGATCCATGGCTCTCATCGCAGCTTGGTGGGGAGTGTGGCATTTGATTAGCGGCCTCTCCTTGGCCGCAATCTGGGGGAGAGAAAAAGCAACCTAA
- a CDS encoding 2-hydroxychromene-2-carboxylate isomerase: MSKPTLSFWFEFASTYSYLTAGRIKSLAEKEGILIEWKPFLLGPIFKDQGMSDSPFNLFPTKGKYMWKDLERRTEKYGLPFSKPDTFPQNGLKAARITIANLDKPWVHHFILETYKVEFSQKQDISNVSVLSQILKSLGQNPENIISTSESDENKNKLRENTEQARKLGIFGAPSFIVNGELFWGDDRLEDAIEFLKSRS; this comes from the coding sequence ATGTCTAAACCTACTCTTTCTTTTTGGTTCGAATTTGCGAGCACCTATTCTTATTTAACTGCAGGAAGAATTAAATCCTTGGCGGAAAAGGAAGGTATCTTAATAGAATGGAAACCATTTTTGTTAGGACCAATTTTTAAAGACCAAGGAATGTCCGATTCTCCATTTAATCTTTTTCCTACAAAAGGAAAATACATGTGGAAAGATTTAGAAAGAAGGACCGAAAAATACGGACTTCCTTTTTCTAAACCGGATACTTTTCCGCAAAACGGTTTAAAGGCGGCGAGGATCACAATTGCAAATCTGGATAAACCCTGGGTTCATCATTTTATATTAGAAACATATAAAGTAGAATTTTCTCAAAAACAGGATATCTCAAATGTTTCGGTCCTTTCCCAAATCTTAAAATCCTTAGGACAAAATCCTGAAAATATAATCTCTACTTCCGAATCGGATGAGAACAAAAACAAACTCAGGGAAAACACCGAACAAGCCAGGAAACTTGGGATTTTCGGAGCGCCCAGCTTTATCGTAAATGGGGAATTATTTTGGGGAGACGATCGTTTAGAAGATGCGATCGAATTCCTAAAAAGTAGATCTTAA
- the ygiD gene encoding 4,5-DOPA dioxygenase extradiol, whose protein sequence is MQKLPVFFVGHGSPMNALGPNPLADTWAESTKDFTEPKAILSISAHWFTRGTYVTANQHPPTIHDFYGFPQELFDVQYPAPGDPKLAEELSKSKQAEVVQDDSWGLDHGTWSVLRNMYPKANIPVVQLSLDATKSGEWHYEFAKSLSKLREEGVLVLGSGDLVHNLRLYDWKNQDKAHDWALDANETFKDLIQKRDWKSLANYQKLGTAAQIAIPTPEHYFPMLYALALAEEKEEIHFYNDIIQSSVSLTSMKIS, encoded by the coding sequence ATGCAGAAACTACCGGTATTTTTTGTAGGCCATGGAAGTCCAATGAACGCTCTCGGACCAAATCCGTTAGCCGACACATGGGCGGAGTCTACGAAAGATTTCACGGAACCCAAAGCAATCTTGAGTATTTCAGCACATTGGTTTACACGGGGAACATACGTAACCGCAAACCAACACCCGCCTACGATTCATGATTTTTACGGGTTTCCTCAGGAATTATTCGATGTGCAATATCCTGCGCCTGGAGATCCAAAACTAGCGGAAGAACTTTCTAAATCTAAACAAGCGGAAGTGGTTCAGGATGATTCCTGGGGATTGGATCACGGGACTTGGAGTGTTCTTAGGAACATGTATCCTAAGGCAAATATTCCTGTAGTCCAATTGAGTTTAGATGCTACCAAGTCCGGAGAATGGCATTACGAATTTGCAAAGTCTTTATCTAAGCTAAGAGAGGAGGGTGTTCTGGTTTTGGGTAGCGGAGACTTGGTTCATAACTTACGTCTTTATGATTGGAAAAACCAAGACAAAGCGCATGACTGGGCTTTAGATGCAAACGAGACGTTCAAAGATCTGATCCAAAAGAGAGATTGGAAGAGTCTGGCTAATTATCAAAAATTGGGAACAGCAGCGCAGATTGCCATTCCTACTCCGGAACATTATTTTCCTATGTTATATGCTTTGGCATTGGCGGAGGAGAAGGAAGAGATCCATTTTTATAATGATATCATCCAGAGTTCAGTATCTCTGACTAGTATGAAGATCAGTTAA
- a CDS encoding rhodanese-related sulfurtransferase, with translation MKHKPLHNIYSKDILRKKIEAEDFQRTTISFYRYVIIEDPDLLRNELYREWESLGVLGRIYIAREGINAQLSVPEFNFQKFRDAIDARKEFKNVPFKIAVEQKSYSFLKLDIRVRNKIVADGLADDTFDVTNVGTHLSAEEFNKKLESSETIVVDVRNHYESEIGHFEGALLPQADTFREELPLIIDLLQDKKDKEIVMYCTGGIRCEKASAYLKHHGFQNVYQLHGGIISYASEIKEKGLDSKFKGKNFVFDARLQETVGEEILSECHQCDQKSARHINCANPACHILFIQCLSCAEKFDNCCSVECQKIAALPAEEQKKLRKGKAASNKHFSKSKIRPKVFELYKGK, from the coding sequence ATGAAACATAAACCTCTTCATAATATTTATAGTAAGGATATTCTCAGAAAGAAGATAGAAGCAGAGGATTTCCAACGTACTACTATTTCTTTTTATAGATATGTGATCATAGAAGATCCCGACCTTCTCCGTAACGAATTATACAGAGAATGGGAATCCTTAGGAGTGCTCGGAAGGATCTATATCGCAAGAGAAGGGATCAACGCTCAATTGTCCGTGCCTGAATTTAATTTTCAAAAGTTCAGAGACGCGATAGATGCAAGGAAGGAATTTAAAAACGTTCCGTTTAAGATCGCAGTGGAACAAAAGTCTTATTCCTTTTTAAAATTAGACATACGAGTTAGGAACAAGATCGTAGCGGACGGTCTGGCGGATGATACTTTCGATGTAACCAATGTGGGGACTCACTTAAGCGCGGAAGAATTTAATAAAAAATTAGAATCTTCTGAAACAATTGTAGTGGATGTTCGCAATCATTATGAATCTGAGATAGGACATTTCGAAGGTGCATTGCTTCCGCAGGCGGATACATTCCGAGAAGAATTACCTTTAATCATAGATCTTTTACAAGATAAGAAAGATAAGGAAATAGTAATGTACTGTACCGGAGGGATCCGATGTGAGAAGGCTTCCGCTTATCTGAAACATCATGGATTCCAAAATGTGTATCAGTTGCATGGGGGAATCATCTCTTACGCTTCCGAGATTAAAGAGAAGGGACTGGACTCCAAGTTTAAAGGGAAAAATTTCGTGTTCGACGCGAGACTTCAGGAAACCGTAGGAGAAGAGATCCTGAGCGAATGCCACCAATGCGATCAAAAATCAGCTCGGCATATCAATTGCGCAAATCCTGCCTGCCATATTCTATTCATCCAATGTTTGTCCTGCGCAGAAAAATTCGATAATTGTTGCTCGGTAGAATGCCAAAAGATCGCAGCTTTACCTGCGGAAGAACAGAAAAAATTAAGAAAAGGTAAAGCTGCTTCCAACAAACATTTTTCTAAATCCAAGATCAGGCCCAAGGTTTTCGAACTTTACAAAGGAAAATAA
- a CDS encoding DNA alkylation repair protein encodes MPKSKSTAPKKLLGGENSKAEDVIREVRKVADPKAVEILSRFFKTGKGQYGEGDLFLGVKVPPLRKISKSYKGLPLSELQKIVKSKYHEERLLGFFILCEKFQKTPEENRKELHLFYLKNLKYVNNWDIVDLSSRDLIGDYLLDKKRDILYKLVKSNNLWERRVAIISTYPFIRKGDFKDTLKISEILLTDKEDLIHKAVGWMLREVGNRNLKPETDFLDKHAHTMPRTMLRYAIEKFPTKLKSKYMNAGKE; translated from the coding sequence ATGCCCAAGTCTAAATCAACCGCTCCGAAGAAACTATTAGGAGGAGAAAATTCCAAAGCGGAAGATGTGATCCGTGAAGTCCGAAAAGTTGCCGACCCGAAAGCGGTGGAAATACTTTCCCGATTTTTCAAAACAGGAAAGGGGCAATACGGAGAAGGTGATCTTTTTTTAGGAGTAAAGGTGCCACCTTTAAGAAAAATTTCCAAATCATACAAAGGTCTTCCGTTATCCGAATTACAAAAGATCGTAAAATCCAAATATCATGAAGAAAGACTCTTAGGATTTTTTATACTATGTGAGAAGTTCCAAAAAACTCCTGAAGAAAATCGTAAAGAGCTACATCTATTCTATTTAAAAAACTTAAAATACGTCAACAATTGGGACATCGTAGACCTAAGTTCCAGAGACTTGATCGGAGATTATCTTTTAGATAAGAAAAGGGACATCTTATACAAGCTTGTTAAGTCGAATAACTTATGGGAAAGAAGGGTTGCAATCATCTCCACTTATCCTTTTATCCGAAAAGGAGACTTTAAAGATACCTTAAAGATCTCTGAAATCCTCTTAACGGATAAAGAAGATCTTATCCATAAAGCAGTCGGTTGGATGCTAAGAGAAGTCGGCAACAGAAACCTCAAACCTGAGACAGACTTTTTAGATAAACATGCACACACGATGCCCAGGACCATGCTTAGATATGCGATTGAAAAGTTCCCAACTAAGCTAAAGTCGAAATATATGAACGCAGGCAAGGAATAA
- a CDS encoding DEAD/DEAH box helicase: MKPKKTFHELGLSEDVLNAVSDLGFTEPSSIQSEAIPLILSGKDVIGHSRTGTGKTAAFAIPSLEILEEGEQSPQVLVLCPTRELVVQVAEEFRKLGKYKEDFQVAAIYGGDDITKQFKALKRKPQVIVGTPGRTMDHMDRKTLVLSGIKMVILDEADEMLDMGFLEDMEIILAKVPEERQTILFSATLSGKVMGITKKFQDSPKIVDVTGGKADRPKIRQIYFEMRDGLKSEALVRLLEYHTPKAALVFCNTKVRVDELVEFLKSKGIFSEGLHGDLSQNQRNKVMSGFRAGLVSVLVATDVAGRGIDVSDVEAVFNYDIPRDSEDYVHRIGRTGRAGRKGLALSFVSSKEFRTLRKIREDHEFEMELGKIPDISELTEKKFLEYSNIVKEVAEEGDVSEYSKLVKKLTSEGVPAERLAAALFKLALADKSEKFDSDVRFDQDQRGFREKEGSSRNDRNDRRFGGRPKQKGKRDHKDKNRNSNQFNRGGNSGGKKSSGSGGSSSGPSRKKGKR, encoded by the coding sequence TTGAAACCCAAAAAAACATTCCATGAACTCGGACTATCCGAGGATGTCTTAAACGCAGTATCCGATCTTGGATTTACTGAACCTTCTTCCATTCAATCCGAAGCGATCCCACTTATTCTTTCCGGAAAAGACGTAATCGGTCATTCCCGTACTGGAACCGGTAAAACGGCAGCATTCGCAATTCCAAGTTTAGAAATATTGGAAGAAGGAGAACAGTCTCCGCAAGTATTAGTACTCTGCCCTACCAGAGAATTGGTAGTTCAAGTCGCGGAAGAATTTAGAAAATTAGGAAAATATAAAGAAGATTTCCAAGTAGCCGCAATCTATGGCGGAGATGATATCACCAAACAATTCAAAGCATTAAAAAGAAAACCGCAAGTGATCGTTGGAACTCCCGGAAGGACAATGGATCATATGGACAGAAAAACTTTGGTCCTAAGCGGGATCAAAATGGTCATTCTGGACGAAGCAGATGAAATGTTGGACATGGGATTTTTAGAGGATATGGAAATCATTCTCGCAAAAGTCCCTGAAGAAAGACAGACGATTCTATTCTCTGCTACTCTTTCCGGGAAGGTGATGGGAATCACCAAGAAGTTCCAAGATTCTCCTAAGATCGTAGACGTCACAGGTGGAAAAGCAGACAGACCTAAGATCCGCCAAATCTATTTTGAAATGAGAGATGGCCTCAAATCGGAAGCATTGGTACGTCTTTTAGAATACCATACACCCAAGGCCGCATTAGTATTCTGTAATACTAAGGTTAGAGTAGACGAATTAGTAGAATTTCTTAAATCCAAAGGTATATTCTCGGAAGGATTACACGGAGATCTTTCCCAAAACCAAAGGAACAAGGTAATGTCCGGATTCCGCGCGGGACTGGTAAGTGTTCTTGTGGCAACGGACGTAGCAGGAAGAGGAATAGACGTAAGCGATGTCGAAGCAGTATTCAATTACGATATTCCAAGAGATTCAGAAGACTATGTTCACCGTATAGGTAGAACAGGTAGAGCAGGAAGAAAAGGTCTCGCACTTAGTTTCGTTTCCAGTAAAGAATTCAGAACATTACGCAAGATCAGAGAAGACCACGAATTCGAAATGGAACTCGGAAAAATCCCTGATATATCGGAACTCACTGAAAAGAAATTTTTAGAATATTCTAACATAGTTAAGGAAGTTGCGGAAGAAGGAGACGTTTCCGAATATTCCAAACTTGTAAAGAAACTCACCTCGGAAGGGGTTCCTGCAGAACGTCTAGCGGCAGCACTTTTTAAATTAGCTCTCGCAGATAAGTCCGAAAAATTCGACTCGGATGTACGTTTCGACCAAGACCAAAGAGGTTTTAGAGAAAAAGAAGGTTCTTCTCGCAATGACCGTAACGACAGACGTTTTGGTGGAAGACCAAAACAGAAAGGAAAACGGGACCATAAGGATAAAAACCGAAACTCAAATCAATTCAACCGTGGTGGCAATAGCGGCGGTAAAAAAAGTTCCGGCTCCGGAGGCTCCAGTTCGGGCCCTTCTCGCAAAAAAGGAAAACGCTAA